One genomic region from Mangifera indica cultivar Alphonso chromosome 17, CATAS_Mindica_2.1, whole genome shotgun sequence encodes:
- the LOC123200180 gene encoding NAC domain-containing protein 75-like isoform X1, with translation MNTSNLSSNIRSSDLIDAKLEEHQLCGSKQCPSCGHKLEAKPDWLGLPAGVKFDPTDPELIEHLEAKVEAKDMKSHPLIDEFIPTIEGEDGICYTHPEKLPGVTRDGLSRHFFHRPSKAYTTGTRKRRKIQTECDLQGGETRWHKTGKTRPVMVNGKQKGCKKILVLYTNFGKNRKPEKTNWVMHQYHLGQNEEEKEGELAVSKIFYQTQPRQCNWSDRSVTTGEGSSDPNSRRDHGSGSCSSKELIPLRDEMPAPVVAAAMSSFVAMDMPQLKSHDHHFSFDPFKKSFDEVGIGEASTASEAPPGTCEDITEQQRQPHHVAHDHHRQQQQHHHQQHHQHHVHHHQNIATTAFHIARPSHPISTIISPPPLHHTSLILDDDSYHVPRIMLQNDNFQQQQQHHKLGGRSASGLEELIMGCTSSDIKEESSITNPQEAEWLKYSSFWPDPDNQDHHG, from the exons ATGAATACGAGTAATTTAAGCTCCAATATCCGCAGCTCTGATCTCATTGACGCCAAGCTTGAAGAACATCAGTTGTGTGGATCTAAACAGTGCCCTAGCTGCGGACATAAACTAGAAGCAAAGCCG GATTGGTTAGGTCTACCAGCAGGGGTGAAATTTGATCCAACGGACCCAGAACTGATAGAGCACCTGGAAGCAAAAGTAGAAGCCAAAGACATGAAATCTCACCCTTTGATAGATGAATTTATTCCTACTATTGAAGGGGAAGATGGGATTTGTTATACCCATCCTGAGAAACTTCCTG GGGTTACAAGAGATGGCTTGAGTAGACACTTCTTCCACAGGCCTTCAAAGGCTTACACCACTGGCACAAGAAAGAGGAGGAAAATTCAAACCGAATGTGACTTGCAAGGTGGAGAAACAAGATGGCATAAAACTGGTAAGACAAGACCAGTTATGGTGAATGGTAAGCAAAAAGGGTGCAAGAAAATCTTGGTGCTCTATACAAATTTTGGCAAGAACCGAAAACCCGAAAAGACCAACTGGGTCATGCACCAATACCACCTTGGGCagaatgaagaagagaaagaaggagAGCTTGCGGTTTCAAAGATATTCTACCAGACGCAGCCACGGCAATGTAACTGGTCCGATAGAAGTGTAACAACTGGTGAAGGAAGCAGTGATCCTAATAGTAGAAGAGACCATGGAAGTGGAAGTTGTTCATCAAAAGAATTAATTCCACTTAGGGATGAAATGCCTGCACCTGTGGTTGCTGCTGCAATGTCAAGTTTTGTTGCTATGGATATGCCACAGTTAAAGTCTCATGATCACCATTTCAGCTTCGACCCATTTAAGAAAAGCTTCGATGAG GTGGGGATAGGAGAAGCTTCAACTGCAAGTGAAGCTCCACCAGGCACGTGCGAGGACATAACGGAGCAGCAGCGGCAGCCACATCATGTGGCCCATGATCATCACCGTCAACAACAGCAACACCACCACCAACAACACCACCAACACCATGTGCATCATCATCAGAATATTGCCACCACAGCCTTCCACATCGCCAGGCCTTCACATCCCATCTCTACCATCATCTCCCCACCTCCACTCCATCACACTTCTCTCATTCTTGACGATGACTCTTACCATGTTCCCAGAATAATgcttcaaaatgataatttccaG cagcagcagcaacatcATAAATTGGGAGGAAGGTCTGCGTCTGGTTTGGAGGAACTCATAATGGGTTGTACCTCAAGTGATATCAAAGAA GAGTCATCAATCACAAACCCGCAAGAAGCTGAATGGCTGAAGTACTCTTCCTTCTGGCCTGATCCTGACAACCAGGATCATCATGGGTAG
- the LOC123200180 gene encoding NAC domain-containing protein 75-like isoform X2 produces MNTSNLSSNIRSSDLIDAKLEEHQLCGSKQCPSCGHKLEAKPDWLGLPAGVKFDPTDPELIEHLEAKVEAKDMKSHPLIDEFIPTIEGEDGICYTHPEKLPGVTRDGLSRHFFHRPSKAYTTGTRKRRKIQTECDLQGGETRWHKTGKTRPVMVNGKQKGCKKILVLYTNFGKNRKPEKTNWVMHQYHLGQNEEEKEGELAVSKIFYQTQPRQCNWSDRSVTTGEGSSDPNSRRDHGSGSCSSKELIPLRDEMPAPVVAAAMSSFVAMDMPQLKSHDHHFSFDPFKKSFDEVGIGEASTASEAPPGTCEDITEQQRQPHHVAHDHHRQQQQHHHQQHHQHHVHHHQNIATTAFHIARPSHPISTIISPPPLHHTSLILDDDSYHVPRIMLQNDNFQQQQHHKLGGRSASGLEELIMGCTSSDIKEESSITNPQEAEWLKYSSFWPDPDNQDHHG; encoded by the exons ATGAATACGAGTAATTTAAGCTCCAATATCCGCAGCTCTGATCTCATTGACGCCAAGCTTGAAGAACATCAGTTGTGTGGATCTAAACAGTGCCCTAGCTGCGGACATAAACTAGAAGCAAAGCCG GATTGGTTAGGTCTACCAGCAGGGGTGAAATTTGATCCAACGGACCCAGAACTGATAGAGCACCTGGAAGCAAAAGTAGAAGCCAAAGACATGAAATCTCACCCTTTGATAGATGAATTTATTCCTACTATTGAAGGGGAAGATGGGATTTGTTATACCCATCCTGAGAAACTTCCTG GGGTTACAAGAGATGGCTTGAGTAGACACTTCTTCCACAGGCCTTCAAAGGCTTACACCACTGGCACAAGAAAGAGGAGGAAAATTCAAACCGAATGTGACTTGCAAGGTGGAGAAACAAGATGGCATAAAACTGGTAAGACAAGACCAGTTATGGTGAATGGTAAGCAAAAAGGGTGCAAGAAAATCTTGGTGCTCTATACAAATTTTGGCAAGAACCGAAAACCCGAAAAGACCAACTGGGTCATGCACCAATACCACCTTGGGCagaatgaagaagagaaagaaggagAGCTTGCGGTTTCAAAGATATTCTACCAGACGCAGCCACGGCAATGTAACTGGTCCGATAGAAGTGTAACAACTGGTGAAGGAAGCAGTGATCCTAATAGTAGAAGAGACCATGGAAGTGGAAGTTGTTCATCAAAAGAATTAATTCCACTTAGGGATGAAATGCCTGCACCTGTGGTTGCTGCTGCAATGTCAAGTTTTGTTGCTATGGATATGCCACAGTTAAAGTCTCATGATCACCATTTCAGCTTCGACCCATTTAAGAAAAGCTTCGATGAG GTGGGGATAGGAGAAGCTTCAACTGCAAGTGAAGCTCCACCAGGCACGTGCGAGGACATAACGGAGCAGCAGCGGCAGCCACATCATGTGGCCCATGATCATCACCGTCAACAACAGCAACACCACCACCAACAACACCACCAACACCATGTGCATCATCATCAGAATATTGCCACCACAGCCTTCCACATCGCCAGGCCTTCACATCCCATCTCTACCATCATCTCCCCACCTCCACTCCATCACACTTCTCTCATTCTTGACGATGACTCTTACCATGTTCCCAGAATAATgcttcaaaatgataatttccaG cagcagcaacatcATAAATTGGGAGGAAGGTCTGCGTCTGGTTTGGAGGAACTCATAATGGGTTGTACCTCAAGTGATATCAAAGAA GAGTCATCAATCACAAACCCGCAAGAAGCTGAATGGCTGAAGTACTCTTCCTTCTGGCCTGATCCTGACAACCAGGATCATCATGGGTAG